A window of Lytechinus pictus isolate F3 Inbred chromosome 7, Lp3.0, whole genome shotgun sequence contains these coding sequences:
- the LOC129265882 gene encoding cytochrome c oxidase subunit 7A1, mitochondrial-like, whose amino-acid sequence MAFKHNSASGKVSSADPLSAYNPGGLTQTKVKETPPIEFAQKPAPSGTMSRFFKNKVAFNQARFGTPDGLPIHIKLGRDRITYAFAMGLTAVGTIWSCYSLFKLSFKK is encoded by the exons ATGGCTTTCAAACACAATTCAGCAAGTGGAAAAGTTTCTAGCGCTGATCCATTATCTGCATATAATCCAGGG GGCTTGACACAAACCAAAGTTAAAGAAACCCCTCCAATTGAGTTTGCACAGAAACCAGCACCGTCTGGAACTATGTCCCGATTTTTCAAGAACAAGGTTGCCTTCAACCAGGCGAGGTTTGGG ACTCCTGATGGGCTACCAATTCACATCAAACTGGGACGTGACAGGATAACGTATGCCTTTGCGATGGGTCTCACAGCTGTAGGAACCATTTGGAGTTGCTACTCACTCTTTAAGCTTTCCTTCAAGAAATAG
- the LOC129264667 gene encoding probable ATP-dependent RNA helicase DDX28, with protein MEVCARCTLRFHKLICYTRYYPVSFMSTRPSPDIPIIRIPKALQKKVQTIQKGQRKGPIKWKGRIFTARPGTEIISSKRKEYNHYLNQTYQKLSPPKLASQGWKSNKSRGDYFNILAYKGNPSITKTQENEAETADKKPQTFQDLKLHPSVMRGLDFMDISTPTSIQLSAIPSILQGKNTLCAAETGSGKTLTYLLPLIQRLLDESKLTGTPTAAETGLPRSVVLLPVGELVHQVLEVCKILAESAGLSVQYFDGETSLKNLEKRLSSSTDIIISTPGPIINAVRQGYGNLNCVSHVVIDESDTMLDDSFIQQTLKILKRIKIGEGKACKVTAPGEAQLTMVGATMPRKATNILADIIPPENIEVISTPHLHRIMPHVHQKFLRLHSQDKAVKILELVKREQKSRVSTMVFCNTASTCDWLAHFLTENGVPALRLHSKMGGKSRSGIMKAFKAGEANILVCSDIASRGVDTVEVQHVVNFDFPPFMSDYIHRAGRVGRVGSQGSGHVTNFVVHKWDVELVNKIERAVRIREDLPRVDANIKQKHNKRVIDQDLQDVKQALKG; from the exons ATGGAGGTATGTGCTAGATGTACTCTGAGATTTCATAAACTAATTTGCTACACAAGATATTACCCAGTCAGTTTCATG AGCACAAGGCCAAGTCCTGACATCCCAATTATCAGGATTCCCAAGGCCTTACAGAAGAAAGTCCAGACCATTCAAAAGGGCCAAAGGAAAGGTCCAATCAAGTGGAAGGGTAGGATCTTCACTGCTAGGCCTGGTACAGAGATCATCTCATCCAAGAGAAAGGAGTACAACCACTATCTTAACCAGACCTACCAGAAGCTCTCTCCTCCCAAGCTTGCATCTCAGGGCTGGAAGTCTAATAAATCCAGAGGGGATTACTTTAACATTCTAGCCTACAAAGGG AATCCATCGATTACCAAGACACAAGAAAATGAAGCAGAGACTGCGGATAAGAAACCACAAACCTTTCAAGACCTGAAACTACATCCTTCTGTCATGAGAGGATTAGATTTTATGGATATCAGTACACCTACAAGTATACAG TTGTCTGCAATACCTAGTATCCTGCAGGGAAAGAACACGCTGTGTGCTGCAGAGACTGGTAGCGGGAAGACCCTGACATACCTACTCCCGTTGATACAGAGGCTGCTTGATGAATCAAAACTGACAGGCACACCTACAGCTGCGGAGACTGGTCTGCCTAGGAGTGTGGTGCTTTTGCCCGTCGGTGAACTTGTCCATCAGGTTTTG GAGGTTTGCAAGATTCTTGCTGAGTCTGCTGGTTTATCAGTTCAATACTTTGATGGGGAAACAAGCTTG aaaaACCTGGAAAAAAGACTGAGTTCATCCACCGACATTATCATTTCAACACCTGGACCCATTATAAATGCTGTGAGACAAG GTTATGGCAACTTGAACTGTGTATCTCATGTGGTAATAGATGAATCGGACACTATGCTTGATGATAGCTTTATTCAACAAACCCTCAAGATTTTAAAACGGATTAAG ATCGGAGAAGGAAAGGCATGTAAAGTAACAGCCCCAGGTGAAGCCCAGCTGACGATGGTAGGAGCAACCATGCCGAGGAAAGCTACAAACATCCTTGCTGACATCATCCCG CCTGAGAATATTGAGGTGATTTCTACCCCTCATCTTCATCGTATAATGCCTCATGTTCATCAAAAGTTTCTTAGGCTACACTCACAGGATAAAGCAG TCAAGATCCTTGAGCTAGTAAAGAGAGAACAGAAGAGTCGTGTTTCTACCATGGTATTCTGTAACACAGCATCGACCTGTGATTGGTTAGCTCACTTTCTCACTGAGAATGGCGTTCCAGCTCTTAGATTACATTCTAAAATGGGTGGCAAG TCTCGTAGTGGAATAATGAAGGCCTTCAAAGCAGGTGAAGCTAACATCCTGGTCTGTTCTGATATTGCATCCAGAGGAGTAGATACAGTAGAG GTGCAGCATGTGGTAAACTTTGATTTCCCTCCGTTCATGTCTGACTACATCCATCGAGCAGGGAGGGTAGGGCGTGTCGGCAGCCAAGGGAGCGGTCATGTGACTAACTTTGTGGTACACAAGTGGGATGTTGAGCTGGTCAATAAGATTGAG agaGCTGTAAGGATCAGAGAAGATCTTCCCAGAGTGGATGCAAACATCAAACAGAAGCATAACAAGAGAGTGATAGACCAGGACCTACAGGATGTAAAACAAGCTCTGAAAGGTTGA